A genomic region of Pseudomonas migulae contains the following coding sequences:
- the tsaB gene encoding tRNA (adenosine(37)-N6)-threonylcarbamoyltransferase complex dimerization subunit type 1 TsaB, with protein sequence MSTLLALDTATEACSVALLHDGKVTSHYEVIPRLHAQKLLPMIQQLLADAGTTLQAVDAIAFGRGPGAFTGVRIAIGVVQGLAFALDRPVLPVSNLAVLAQRAYREHGVSQVAAAIDARMDEVYWGCYRETAGEMRLVGKEAVLPPEAAALPADASGDWFGAGTGWGYADRIAVSLMGQDAGMLPHAEDLLTLAQFAWARGEAIVADEAQPVYLRDKVATPKAR encoded by the coding sequence ATGAGCACCTTGCTGGCCCTGGACACCGCGACCGAAGCTTGCTCCGTTGCCTTGCTGCATGACGGCAAAGTCACGAGCCATTACGAGGTGATCCCGCGCCTGCATGCGCAGAAGCTGTTGCCGATGATCCAGCAATTGCTCGCCGATGCCGGGACGACCCTGCAAGCGGTCGATGCGATTGCCTTTGGCCGTGGGCCGGGCGCGTTCACCGGGGTGCGGATTGCCATTGGCGTGGTGCAAGGCCTGGCGTTTGCGCTGGATCGCCCGGTGTTGCCGGTGTCGAACCTTGCCGTGCTGGCGCAGCGGGCGTATCGCGAACATGGCGTGAGTCAGGTCGCGGCAGCCATCGATGCGCGCATGGATGAAGTGTACTGGGGTTGCTACCGTGAAACGGCGGGGGAGATGCGACTGGTCGGCAAAGAAGCCGTGTTGCCGCCGGAAGCGGCAGCGTTGCCTGCCGATGCCAGCGGCGACTGGTTTGGCGCGGGCACCGGTTGGGGTTATGCCGATCGCATTGCCGTCAGCCTGATGGGGCAGGATGCGGGTATGTTGCCCCACGCCGAAGACCTGCTGACCCTGGCGCAATTTGCCTGGGCACGCGGTGAAGCGATCGTGGCGGATGAGGCACAGCCGGTTTATCTGCGCGACAAGGTTGCGACCCCGAAAGCGCGTTAA
- a CDS encoding DUF72 domain-containing protein — translation MQLPYYLGCPSWSENAWRDYLYPQDAKTSDFLNLYSQVFNAVEGNTTFYASPAASTVQRWAETMPEHFRFTAKFPGDISHGGDLREQLTATETFLQLLSPLGERVSPLWLQLSKSFTPQRLHELAGFIDAVDRPLAIEVRHDDFFAKGDAERSLNRLLLDRGVERICLDPRALFSCTSTDPSVLHAQSKKPRVPPRPAAFTRFPQVRFIGHPQLEANDPFLVPWVEKIALWIEEGRTPYIFLHTADNLLAAKLAQRFHAKLMLRLPGLPPLPELYREPAAEQLGLL, via the coding sequence ATGCAGCTGCCTTATTACCTCGGCTGCCCGTCCTGGAGTGAAAACGCCTGGCGCGATTACCTCTATCCGCAAGACGCGAAAACCTCCGACTTTCTTAATCTGTATTCTCAAGTATTCAATGCCGTGGAAGGCAATACGACCTTCTACGCGAGCCCGGCTGCCAGCACCGTGCAGCGCTGGGCCGAGACCATGCCCGAACATTTTCGCTTCACCGCCAAATTCCCCGGCGACATCAGCCACGGCGGTGACTTGCGCGAACAGCTGACCGCCACCGAAACGTTCCTGCAACTGCTCAGCCCCTTGGGTGAGCGAGTCTCGCCGCTATGGTTGCAGCTGTCGAAAAGCTTCACTCCCCAACGACTGCACGAGCTGGCGGGTTTTATCGACGCGGTGGACCGGCCTCTGGCCATCGAAGTGCGGCATGACGATTTCTTCGCCAAGGGTGATGCCGAGCGCTCGCTCAATCGTCTGCTGCTGGATCGCGGTGTCGAACGTATCTGCCTCGATCCGCGTGCGCTGTTCAGTTGCACCTCGACCGATCCTTCCGTACTCCACGCCCAATCGAAGAAACCCAGGGTTCCGCCCCGTCCGGCGGCGTTCACCCGGTTCCCGCAAGTGCGCTTCATTGGCCATCCGCAATTGGAAGCCAACGATCCGTTCCTGGTGCCCTGGGTCGAAAAAATCGCCCTGTGGATCGAAGAGGGCCGCACGCCGTATATCTTCCTGCACACCGCCGACAATCTGTTGGCCGCAAAACTGGCGCAACGTTTTCACGCAAAACTGATGCTGCGTTTGCCTGGCTTGCCGCCGCTGCCTGAGCTATACAGAGAGCCCGCCGC